A stretch of the Hyla sarda isolate aHylSar1 unplaced genomic scaffold, aHylSar1.hap1 scaffold_655, whole genome shotgun sequence genome encodes the following:
- the LOC130342654 gene encoding uncharacterized protein LOC130342654 — translation MSISDVGNVFPESILFRIGFIGTSIGTLVLTFLIYKYMVMHTEEFRGHQVLIQRILLAIVWASCFSTAVMHVLSPEEYPRIHFVSTIISITCEALYYLGQSIQVYNLPGAKKVIHHSRCTCCGLTFVCVVFYFGYETLKELFHNDEDWDEIREIPIIIIEWVMLLLILMNIVTYYSTMQRLLLTVSRNSCTLSLRVKIDDFGV, via the exons atgagcatcag tgacgtgggaaatgtctttcccgaaagcatattattcagaattggattcatagggacgtccattggcactttggtactaacctttcttatttataagtatatggttatgcatactgaagagttcaggggtcatcaggtcctgatccagaggatcctgctggccattgtgtgggcctcctgtttttccacagctgttatgcatgtattgtcccccgaagaatatcccaggatacactttgtcagcacgataatttccattacatgtgaagccttatactaccttgggcagtccatccaggtGTATAacttaccaggagcaaaaaaagtcatccaccatagtagatgcacctgctgtggcctgacttttgtctgtgtagttttctattttggatatgaaacattaaaggaattattccataatgatgaagactgggacgagatccgtgaaatccccatcataatcatcgagtgggtgatgcttctactgatcctgatgaacatcgtgacctattattccaccatgcagaggttattgttgaccgtctccagaaacagctgcacactctctcttagagtaaaaattgatgacttcggggtgtag